One stretch of Hevea brasiliensis isolate MT/VB/25A 57/8 chromosome 12, ASM3005281v1, whole genome shotgun sequence DNA includes these proteins:
- the LOC110655239 gene encoding auxilin-like protein 1, which produces MEYHQASSATAFSNKLPNGGVLAGKHVYDGIFGGVSKPGSRMEDYREIFGGSSACSIPVLDFPELKDRKASVDARSSKPDYSKIFGGFAETDFAVPYEQLFSKPKKVKNSSQEARAAAKAKFCPAGPEHFNVSEQKKAPSAEVSFQSLDGGKQINISYDKSNPESKTGTNRMTHIAQLNTIPGYTCLIDEITPSQMTEGAKPVHTELNDRQLNVNVNEGTKQSKPLRKAVSGPQPRESAKNNSRNHANFQAKSSRNRSFSNDISFDAFEIGFGMQPSTVSPLSSIPNLGNNRDGPMRSMNPKLGVFSNDASEGATGSYSPPLLDEEIDANSAAAASAAAVRKAIEEAQAKIKIAKELMERKKEGLQNRVRPKFSDQLKDERMEVKVAEKANRSKEEEAKEIRQKFYTPKQDFTSLPDHNATKPSHVTLEFGNAKKSSSMKNAVGETNSTESKLAQVYNRVEGESRKGTDGLSEPGDNSEHRAMILEVKQENNAEIMKLFANENKCKEKMTGEESIKKPVECDNNEKAPKQEKIKRELHSVEAAYEWNVYRNNIKSTEELDHHIENEEKIRVVYEHEEADLTPSPRVPCEQEEIESTVKKLHEPEENPEFEIQDLDENKDMKELKEAQNWMKIEKKQREAHNQEEMESRSNEVPVRQENESRVDEIHSYRENEKGQEEDLERVRSEMKQQEAPFWEDNEKKLGVAKTEDAEKFVQVCDKDGSEKMLGEDCGTTGTENLEETKQDEEMLKEDSLMNESAKERTCEVFETESIQPQIHRSAEDESNLEATQQAFRYQENNLEANNDVYELDENENAGKADEANDHGDQERFEHVKVTAEIFALEKNRKMMDMSEDSFPKETGKGSEAAEEANDLVEEENFETGDPEQGLTGFDVIIKQTTDVYLGETDVNLDHKLNEFPVAEYERICELEKNTEEVTFQLDENDKDDSESEIGPIYEENESNFVSSHEERWSVNGIDSKPDSVKHFKEADRELGENNKDVKKSEVPKEDETYFESSSEEKWINNRIDVQASWQPHTFEGEGMNMGISQEERTNQSTDKKEEKYLENMTVEKRKAEGNLQEEMESEKRHHGRKEEAKVRGMEKERIVVERAIREARERAFAEARERAEKAAAERAATGAHQRVMAEARERLEKACAEGNGKSAAEKASMEAKLKAERAAVERATAEARERALERALSEKASFKARNQAEKFSAASRDAGIKSHDQQYKGSGPSNSSKYPSPSIHDGRYSGGNGESVERCKATLERNQRTAERAAKALAEKNMRDLLAQKEQAERNRLAETLDADVKRWSGGKERNLRALLSTLQYILGPDSGWQPIPLTDLISTAAVKKAYRKATLFVHPDKLQQRGASIQQKYTCEKVFDLLKDAWNKFSAEEW; this is translated from the exons ATGGAGTATCACCAAGCTTCCTCTGCTACAGCTTTCTCCAATAAGCTCCCTAACGGTGGAGTCTTAGCTGGAAAGCACGTGTACGACGGCATTTTTGGTGGTGTATCCAAGCCTGGGTCTCGAATGGAGGATTACAGAGAGATATTTGGTGGCTCTAGTGCTTGTTCCATTCCGGTTCTCGATTTCCCGGAGCTGAAGGACAGAAAGGCTTCTGTGGACGCGCGGAGTTCGAAGCCAGACTACTCGAAGATTTTTGGTGGTTTTGCAGAGACAGATTTTGCTGTGCCCTATGAGCAATTGTTTTCaaaaccaaagaaagtgaagaattcgtCTCAGGAAGCTCG GGCTGCAGCTAAAGCAAAGTTCTGCCCAGCAGGACCAGAGCATTTTAATGTTTCAGAACAGAAAAAAGCTCCATCAGCTGAAGTATCTTTCCAATCACTTGATGGTGGGAAACAAATCAACATTTCATATGATAAAAGTAACCCAGAAAGCAAAACTGGGACAAATAGAATGACACATATTGCTCAGCTCAACACCATTCCTGGTTATACTTGTTTGATAGATGAAATCACTCCCTCGCAGATGACTGAAGGTGCCAAGCCAGTACACACAGAATTAAATGATCGTCAGCTGAATGTTAATGTCAATGAGGGGACAAAGCAAAGCAAACCACTCCGAAAAGCTGTGTCAGGTCCACAACCCAGAGAATCTGCTAAAAACAATTCTAGAAATCACGCCAACTTTCAGGCAAAATCCAGCAGGAATAGATCCTTTTCAAATGATATatcatttgatgcatttgaaattGGCTTTGGCATGCAGCCATCAACAGTGTCACCTCTAAGCTCAATACCTAACTTAGGTAATAATAGGGATGGGCCCATGAGGTCAATGAATCCAAAGCTTGGGGTTTTTAGTAATGATGCTTCTGAAGGTGCTACTGGTAGTTATTCACCACCTTTATTGGATGAGGAAATAGATGCTAATTCAGCTGCAGCTGCCTCTGCAGCTGCTGTGAGGAAGGCAATAGAGGAGGCTCAAGCAAAGATTAAAATAGCCAAAGAACTGatggaaagaaagaaggaaggtcTTCAAAATCGTGTGAGACCAAAATTTAGTGATCAGTTGAAAGATGAGAGAATGGAGGTTAAAGTTGCAGAAAAAGCAAATAGATCCAAAGAGGAGGAGGCCAAGGAAATACGTCAGAAATTTTATACTCCAAAGCAAGATTTCACCAGCTTACCGGATCACAATGCAACAAAACCAAGCCATGTAACCCTAGAATTTGGAAATGCAAAGAAATCATCTTCTATGAAAAATGCTGTTGGAGAAACAAACAGCACAGAATCCAAATTGGCTCAAGTGTATAATAGGGTGGAAGGAGAAAGCAGGAAAGGAACAGATGGGCTTTCTGAACCTGGTGATAACAGTGAACACAGGGCAATGATATTGGAGGTTAAGCAAGAAAACAATGCTGAGATAATGAAACTATTTGCCAATGAGAACAAATGCAAGGAGAAGATGACAGGAGAGGAAAGCATCAAGAAGCCAGTggagtgtgataataatgagaagGCCCCTAAGCAGGAGAAGATAAAGAGGGAACTACATTCAGTGGAAGCAGCATATGAATGGAATGTGTACAGAAACAATATCAAGTCAACTGAAGAGCTTGATCATCACAtagaaaatgaagagaaaatcagggttgtTTATGAGCATGAAGAAGCTGATCTAACTCCTAGTCCTAGAGTGCCCTGTGAACAAGAAGAAATTGAGAGCACAGTGAAAAAGCTGCATGAACCAGAAGAAAATCCAGAATTTGAAATCCAAGATTTGGATGAGAATAAAGATATGAAGGAACTAAAAGAGGCTCAGAATTGGATGAAAATTGAGAAGAAACAAAGAGAGGCACACAATCAAGAGGAAATGGAGAGCAGATCAAATGAAGTTCCGGTGAGACAGGAGAATGAGAGTAGAGTAGATGAAATTCATAGCTATAGAGAAAATGAGAAGGGACAGGAAGAAGATTTGGAGAGGGTAAGAAGTGAAATGAAACAACAAGAGGCTCCATTTTGGGAAGATAATGAGAAGAAACTAGGTGTTGCCAAGACAGAGGATGCTGAGAAGTTTGTTCAAGTTTGTGACAAGGATGGAAGTGAGAAGATGCTTGGAGAGGATTGTGGAACAACAGGCACTGAGAACCTGGAAGAGACCAAACAGGATGAGGAGAtgctcaaagaggattctctgaTGAACGAATCAGCTAAAGAAAGGACTTGTGAAGTGTTTGAAACTGAGAGCATACAGCCACAGATTCATCGGAGCGCAGAAGATGAGAGCAATTTAGAAGCAACTCAACAGGCTTTTAGATACCAGGAGAACAATCTTGAAGCAAATAATGATGTGTACGAGCTAGATGAAAATGAGAATGCAGGCAAAGCTGATGAAGCCAATGACCATGGGGATCAAGAAAGATTTGAACATGTGAAAGTAACTGCAGAGATATTTGCACTTGAAAAGAATAGGAAGATGATGGACATGAGTGAAGATTCCTTTCCTAAGGAGACCGGAAAAGGTTCAGAAGCAGCTGAAGAGGCAAATGACCTGGTGGAAGAAGAGAACTTTGAAACTGGTGATCCAGAGCAAGGTCTCACTGGTTTTGATGTGATTATTAAGCAAACGACAGATGTGTATTTAGGtgaaactgatgtgaaccttgaTCACAAGCTAAATGAATTTcctgtggcagagtatgagagaatcTGTGAACTGGAAAAGAATACTGAAGAAGTAACTTTTCAATTGGATGAAAATGATAAGGATGACAGTGAGTCTGAAATTGGCCCCATTTATGAAGAAAATGAGAGTAATTTTGTATCTTCTCATGAGGAAAGATGGTCAGTTAATGGGATAGATTCCAAGCCAGACTCAGTAAAGCATTTCAAAGAAGCAGACCGTGAATTGGGAGAAAATAACAAGGATGTGAAGAAATCTGAAGTTCCTAAAGAAGACGAGACTTATTTTGAATCTTCTTCCGAGGAAAAATGGATAAATAATCGGATTGATGTGCAAGCAAGTTGGCAGCCACATACTTTTGAGGGGGAAGGAATGAACATGGGAATATCTCAAGAGGAGAGAACAAACCAAAGCACTGATAAAAAGGAGGAGAAGTATCTTGAAAATATGACAGTTGAAAAGAGGAAAGCTGAAGGTAATTTGCAAGAGGAAATGGAATCGGAAAAGAGACATCATGGAAGAAAGGAAGAAGCAAAAGTTAGGGGAATGGAAAAGGAAAGAATAGTTGTGGAAAGAGCAATCCGAGAAGCTCGTGAAAGGGCTTTTGCTGAAGCTCGAGAAAGGGCAGAAAAGGCTGCTGCAGAAAGAGCGGCTACAGGAGCTCACCAAAGAGTAATGGCAGAGGCCCGAGAAAGGTTAGAGAAGGCTTGTGCAGAGGGTAATGGTAAGTCAGCAGCAGAGAAAGCATCTATGGAAGCCAAACTAAAGGCAGAGAGGGCTGCAGTTGAGAGAGCAACTGCAGAGGCCAGGGAACGTGCCCTGGAAAGGGCATTGTCTGAGAAAGCTTCTTTTAAGGCGAGAAATCAAGCTGAGAAGTTCTCTGCTGCTTCAAGAGATGCTGGAATAAAATCCCAT GATCAACAATATAAAGGTTCAGGTCCTTCCAACAGTTCCAAATATCCAAGCCCTTCAATTCATGATG GGAGATATAGCGGTGGTAATGGTGAATCAGTTGAAAGATGTAAAGCCACATTAGAAAGGAATCAAAGGACAGCAGAACGTGCA GCAAAAGCTCTTGCTGAGAAGAATATGCGTGATCTTCTTGCTCAGAAAGAACAAGCTGAGAGAAAT AGATTAGCTGAAACTTTGGATGCTGATGTCAAACGTTGGTCAGGTGGGAAGGAGAGGAATTTGCGTGCCCTGCTTTCAACACTACAATAT ATCCTGGGCCCTGATAGTGGATGGCAGCCAATTCCTCTCACAGATCTTATATCTACTGCTGCTGTGAAGAAAGCTTACCGCAAAGCCACTCTTTTTGTTCATCCTGATAAATTGCAGCAAAGGGGTGCAAGCATACAACAGAAATACACTTGTGAGAAAGTTTTTGATCTTCTAAAG GATGCTTGGAACAAATTCAGTGCAGAAGAATGGTAG
- the LOC110655259 gene encoding proteasome subunit alpha type-1-B, whose translation MFRNQYDTDVTTWSPAGRLFQVEYAMEAVKQGSAAIGLRSKTHVVLACVNKANSELSSHQKKIFKVDDHIGVAIAGLTADGRVLSRYMRSECINYSFTYESPLPVGRLVVQLADKAQVCTQRSWKRPYGVGLLVAGLDESGAHLYYNCPSGNYFEYQAFAIGSRSQAAKTYLERRFANFADSSRDDLIKDALIAVRETLQGETLKSSICTVAVVGVGEAFHVLDQDTVQQLIDAFEIVGEPEGPAAEPEPEPEPEPDAAAEEGTTADQGAAPDQGVAPMDI comes from the exons ATGTTTAGGAACCAGTACGACACCGACGTCACTACTTGGAGCCCCGCCGGAAGGCTCTTCCAGGTAGAGTATGCCATGGAGGCCGTCAAGCAGGGTTCTGCGGCAATCGGGCTCCGATCTAAGACCCACGTGGTTCTCGCTTGTGTCAACAAGGCTAATTCCGAGCTCTCATCTCACCAAAAGAAGATCTTCAAGGTCGATGACCACATCGGCGTCGCCATCGCCGGCCTCACCGCCGATGGTCGCGTTCTTTCACGGTACATGCGATCCGAATGCATTAACTACAGTTTCACGTACGAGTCCCCACTTCCGGTTGGTCGACTCGTCGTTCAACTCGCTGATAAGGCCCag GTATGCACTCAACGCTCTTGGAAACGACCTTATGGTGTTGGACTGCTGGTGGCTGGCTTGGATGAATCTGGAGCTCACCTCTATTACAATTGCCCTAGTGGGAACTACTTTGAATATCAGGCATTTGCTATTGGATCTCGCTCTCAAGCTGCCAAGACATACTTAGAGCGCAGGTTTGCGAACTTTGCAGACTCTTCACGGGATGATCTGATTAAAGATGCTCTCATTGCAGTTAGAGAAACCTTACAAGGAGAAACACTCAAGAGTTCCATCTGCACGGTTGCTGTAGTAGGAGTTGGGGAGGCATTCCATGTACTGGATCAGGATACCGTACAGCAGTTAATTGATGCATTTGAGATTGTTGGAGAACCAGAAGGTCCTGCTGCTGAACCTGAACCTGAACCTGAACCTGAACCTGATGCTGCTGCTGAGGAAGGTACAACTGCTGATCAAGGTGCTGCACCTGACCAGGGTGTGGCTCCAATGGACATATGA
- the LOC110655266 gene encoding LOW QUALITY PROTEIN: uncharacterized protein LOC110655266 (The sequence of the model RefSeq protein was modified relative to this genomic sequence to represent the inferred CDS: substituted 1 base at 1 genomic stop codon) produces MGVEALPRNGDIASVAACPHPLILGLQPAALIDHVARVDWSLLDQIPGDRGGSIPVAIQELQHILGEVKTHLLASPDDTSPVRTIAGDSVASAIRGLSANFGVSCGIIVAYGDDKEGRLFVSNMGSSGVNLSRLRTKKGPTGQCVCLVDALGNRTMLPCLSSAVKVQADELTKEDFRGSKWLVMRYGIFNIEVIQAAIQIAKXEGVYVSLDLASFEMIRNFRSPLLQLLESRDIDLCFANEDEAMELLRGEQNTDPEAALEFLAKHCNWAVVTLGPNGCIAKHGKETVRVPAIGEAKATDATGAGDLFASGFLYGLVKGLSLEECCKVGTCSGGSVVRSLGGEVTPENRQWMYKQMQINGLPVHPQLMPQLAYK; encoded by the exons ATGGGAGTAGAAGCCTTGCCCAGGAACGGTGATATTGCTTCTGTTGCTGCTTGTCCTCATCCTCTTATACTGGGTCTCCAGCCTGCCGCTCTCATAGACCACGTTGCCCGTGTCGATTGGTCCTTGCTGGATCAAATACCCGGTGACCGCGGTGGCTCCATACCC GTTGCAATTCAAGAACTTCAGCATATTTTAGGAGAGGTAAAAACTCATTTACTTGCTTCCCCTGATGATACATCTCCTGTGCGGACAATTGCTGGGGACAGTGTAGCCAGTGCCATTCGTGGTCTTAGTGCAAACTTTGGAGTCTCTTGTGGGATTATTGTGGCTTATGGGGATGATAAGGAAGGCAGGTTGTTTGTTAGTAATATGGGCTCTAGTGGGGTGAACCTCTCGAGATTGAGGACGAAGAAGGGACCCACTGGTCAG TGTGTTTGTTTGGTTGATGCATTGGGCAATCGTACAATGCTACCTTGCCTCTCAAGTGCTGTGAAAGTTCAG GCTGATGAATTGACCAAGGAAGATTTTAGGGGATCTAAG TGGCTGGTAATGAGATATGGAATATTCAACATAGAAGTTATTCAAGCAGCAATTCAGATTGCGAAGTAAGAGGGTGTTTATGTCTCATTGGATTTGGCCAGTTTTGAG ATGATTCGAAACTTTAGATCACCTCTCCTTCAATTACTAGAGTCAAGGGACATAGACCTCTGCTTTGCTAATGAGGATGAAGCAATGGAACTTCTAAG AGGTGAACAAAATACTGATCCTGAGGCTGCGCTAGAATTCTTGGCCAAACATTGCAATTGGGCTGTAGTGACTTTAGGTCCTAATGGGTGCATTGCAAAGCATGGAAAAGAG ACTGTCCGGGTTCCAGCCATTGGGGAAGCAAAGGCAACCGATGCCACCGGAGCAGGAGACCTATTTGCCAGTGGCTTTTTGTATGGACTGGTAAAGGGATTATCTTTGGAGGAATGCTGCAAAGTCGGTACATGTAGTGGAGGATCCGTTGTTCGCTCCCTTGGGGGTGAGGTGACCCCAGAGAACCGGCAATGGATGTACAAACAGATGCAGATCAATGGTCTTCCTGTACATCCGCAGTTGATGCCACAACTTGCATATAAGTGA
- the LOC110655273 gene encoding gamma carbonic anhydrase 1, mitochondrial has product MGTLGRAVYSVGFWIRETGQALDRLGCRLQGNYYFQEQLSRHRTLMNVFDKAPVVDKDAFLAPSASIIGDVQIGRGSSIWYGCVLRGDVNSISIGCGTNIQDNSLVHVAKSNLSGKVLPTIVGDNVTVGHSAVLHGCTVEDEAFVGMGATLLDGVVVQKHAMVAAGALVRQNTKIPAGEVWGGNPAKFLRKLTDEEIAFIAQSATNYSNLAQVHASENAKPFDEIEFEKLLRKKFARRDEEYDSMLGVVRETPPELTLPDNIIPDRAPKAI; this is encoded by the exons ATGGGGACCCTTGGCAGAGCCGTATACTCCGTCGGATTCTGGATTCGCGAGACGGGCCAGGCCCTCGATCGTCTCGGCTGCCGCCTCCAGGGCAACTATTACTTCCAAGAACAAT TGTCTAGACATCGAACTCTAATGAACGTATTTGATAAAGCTCCCGTGGTTGATAAGGATGCATTTTTGGCTCCCAGTGCCTCTATCATTGGGGATGTTCAAATCGGAAGAGGATCATCTATTTGGTATGGATGTGTTTTGAGAG GTGATGTGAACAGCATTAGCATTGGATGTGGAACTAATATACAAGATAACTCCCTTGTGCATGTGGCAAAATCTAATTTAAGTGGAAAGGTGCTACCAACTATAGTTGGGGACAATGTTACTGTAG GCCATAGTGCTGTTCTACATGGCTGCACTGTTGAGGATGAGGCTTTTGTTGGCATGGGAGCTACACTTCTTGATGGTGTTGTTGTACAGAAACATGCCATGGTTGCTGCTGGAGCTCTTGTAAGACAGAACACAAAGATCCCTGCTGGAGAG GTCTGGGGGGGCAATCCAGCAAAGTTTCTTAGGAAGCTAACTGATGAAGAGATAGCCTTTATTGCGCAATCAGCAACCAATTATTCCAATCTTGCACAAGTTCATGCTTCTGAGAATGCTAAGCCTTTTGatgagattgaatttgagaaaCTTCTTCGCAAGAAGTTTGCTCGTCGGGATGAAGAGTATGATTCAATGCTGGGTGTTGTTCGTGAAACTCCCCCTGAACTTACTCTTCCAGATAATATCATACCAGACAGAGCACCCAAGGCAATTTAA
- the LOC110655294 gene encoding LOW QUALITY PROTEIN: protein RER1B (The sequence of the model RefSeq protein was modified relative to this genomic sequence to represent the inferred CDS: inserted 1 base in 1 codon; substituted 2 bases at 2 genomic stop codons), whose amino-acid sequence MEGAEGDAASTMTPLAKLRNDLSRAFQYYLDRSTPHPMQRWLGTLATAAIYTLRVYYVQGFYIVSYGLGIYVLNLLIGFLXPKVDPXLEVLDGASLPTKESDEFKPFIRRLPEFKFWYSITKAFCVAFLMNFFSMFDVSVFWPILLCCWIVLXVLTMKRQNVHMVKYKYVPFCVGKQRHSRKMSAASSSSLTRD is encoded by the exons ATGGAAGGAGCTGAGGGTGATGCTGCCTCCACTATGACACCTCTTGCCAAGTTGAGAAATGATTTATCAAGGGCATTCCAGTACTATCTAGATCGATCAACACCTCATCCGATGCAAAGGTGGTTgggaactcttgcaactgcagcAATTTATACGTTGCGAGTTTACTATGTTCAAGGTTTTTACATTGTATCATATGGCCTTGGAATTTATGTCTTGAATTTGTTGATTGGGTTTCTATAGCCAAAGGTTGATCCTTAACTTGAAGTTTTGGATGGAGCTTCTTTGCCAACAAAAGAATCGGATGAGTTCAAGCCTTTCATTCGCCGCCTTCCTGAGTTTAAGTTCTG GTATTCCATCACCAAGGCTTTCTGTGTGGCCTTTCTAATGAACTTTTTTTCCATGTTTGATGTCTCTGTCTTCTGGCCCATATTACTCTGCTGTTGGATTGTTC TTGTCCTCACAATGAAACGCCAAAACGTGCacatggttaagtataaatatgttccattttgtgttggAAAGCAG AGGCATTCTAGGAAGATGTCTGCTGCAAGTAGCAGCAGCTTAACAAGGGACTGA